The Miscanthus floridulus cultivar M001 chromosome 6, ASM1932011v1, whole genome shotgun sequence genomic interval CATGTACTGAAATTCCACTCTAATCTGTTGGCTCTGGCCAATCATATAAAAAAAACGTTGGTTACAAGCCTAATGACACTTCCTGGTAGCTGCTGCTGTTCTGATTTTCTGTTGACACGGTTCAGAGGCAGATTGTAACGTAGTTGTTTGTTGGTCTTAGTTGAGACTGCTTATTTTCTGAGAAAGGTGTGGTAATATTCCTTTAATGATGgtaatttcttcttcttttgcagCTCAGACCTCAGAGGCAAAGGAGGTACAATGCCAAGAGCAAATGAGATGTTGAGGGCAGATTCAAGAATGATGGTGGTCTTTGGTGCCTTGACATCGAAACCAGAGCAGCTGACATTTGAAGAATCCCTCAGATTTGTCAAGAAAGTGAAGGTGAGTTGAATGTTTTAATAGTATCTTATGTCATCGCATGATTTTCATCTGTGCGTGGTCAAAACGCCTATCCTGAGTTGTTGCCCCGTCTAGTAAGTTGCAATGATTTTGCTGGTATCATTCACTTACAATATAATACTGAATCTCATCTCATGTTTGGATGTATACTGAGTTACCAACTATCTGAAATCTAATGTGATTGGAGGCACAGTTGTGGGTTTCTAAGCTTGGGATTGTGCAATGTGGTGGTGTCTGCACGTGTGCCATCCTTGTAATCGAAAAACACCTTCTAAAATGTGGGGCTTACAAGTATTCCTACCTGTGAGATCCTGCTGATACCTGAGTCTAGGATTTTGAATGAACAATTTTCTGAATGTTGTGTTTTCTTTTTaacttatactccctccgttccatacTATAGTTAACTTTAgcgttgtcctaagtcaaacttatctaactttgaccaagtttttagaaaaatatgaCAACATCTACAAGTTCAAAAAAAATGCCCTATCAAGACATATTTCATGGTACATGTTTTTTAAAAGTGCTGGTAGGAGTTCTTAGTAGCTTGTAATGATACTAGTTTGTTATTATAATTATAAATGTCGATGCATTATTCTATGTTGGAGAAGCTTGACTTAGGACAAGgccaaagtgaactataatttgaaacggagggagtagcagACATAGCAATCAGCATGGTAACTTGCTAGCCTGCCCTGCAGGTAGCTTCTAATGAGTGATTGCTCATCTTGTAGTATGTTAGCTCGTTGCCTGGGAATTGCAACCGCAGTTTTTCAAATTATATAAACTGGAGCATCCCCAAAAATATACTAGTTGTTTAAACAATTAGTGGAACAGAAATGAGTGAGTTAATTAATAATGCAAAGGTACATGGGAAGAGAGACTCTACCAAGAGACCTTTTTGACTGTGAACTCATTCATAAGTTCTGCTGATCTCAAATGGAACAAATCGGAGGCTTCCGCGATGACTTTAGACCACTTCTAATATATCAGATAAGTTCGTAGTATAGTTTCTAGATCATGCTGAATCTGTGAATCAGACCCTTTTTCAGCATTCATGTAATCATGACCGAATACCATATACCTTGCATCAACCtccaagtaaaaaaaaaaaaaaaaaaactggacctgcgagggtatgaccacccccaggcattgcattaagaagaagaccttcgcacgcaggcccagaaaacccttgaacccctgccccacccttacacagcggcaccgtccGCCGGGATGCTCTAACCAGTTGGACTAGAGGCCCTTTGGTGCTTACATTTGAATGATGCTTGGTATAGTTCATGACTTCATGTACAGCTATAGTTCTTACCTTTTTCTATATTCCTTTCATCTATTTGGATATGAGTGACATATAATAATATTTGCACAGCAATATCTCAGTTACTCGTCCTTCTTATGACCTTGCTTCACAGGCCCGTGATTACATGCTGTACTTGTCATTATTTGACATTCTTGGCGGAATGGAATTATCCCAGCTTGATGCCTACCGAGAGGTATGAGTATCATCCTCTCCCTGGCCACATTTACTGAAATATGAGTGGACCCCTATGTTCTCATTGTTCTCTGTTTGTTCTCCAGTTACAGCTGCTGTTTCATAATCACCCAGATTTGTGTGAAGAGCTTGAGAAGTTCAGACCACCGGTGCCTATAAAGCAGGCGACAAACAACATTTGGCCCTGGGTCATTGTTTGTGCTGTCCCATTGGTTGCAGTCAGCCTGATCCCGGCGCTTGGGAACCCAGTACTGTGGTTTGTTCAACAAACTATTGGTGAAAAAATAGCCATCTGACTGAAGAACCACTGCGGTGCATATATGTGCAGTTGACCTCTTATCTGTGCCATCACAATTGAATTAATATATCGTctttatatgtgtgtgtgtgtgtatattagAGTAGTATCCTGGAAGGAAAACTTGGGTTCTTGTCACCAAGTACCACTCGGCAAGAAATTTAGTCGGTACTTGCTGGGAGCGCAATCGTGCAAGCCCACCAAACATTACCCGTTTGGCCATTTGAGTTGGGTTTTAACGCTGAAATTTGTCTTatgttgatgcttatgctgatttgttgtgagaggaaaacattatgCGTTTGTTGAAAAGTACTGCCAAAGTCAAGCGAACAAGGCCTCGCTCCCATGGAATATTGGAATCTCTTTTGCCAGCTATGACTAAGCCCAGGGTTGTTATTATGCTGTGAGTTATGGGTTCACCTCCTTTTTCCATCAATGATCTGATCAACATTATGTTAGATTTTGTTACACTCTGGAAGAAAATACGCTCGATCGGGTATGAAGAAACACATTAATGACTAGTTGAGACTATCATTATGCCTGTGGATTGAGTTTCAAGGACTAGTTATTATGCTATATGGAAATGGAATCCCGTTAGAATAAGTTGCCGTCTATGTGTGACTTGTTACAGACTCCATAACAGAATTGATCTTTCTTGACCTGAAACAATGAACACGCTAAGAGTGCCTGAGATAGTGTTGCAGAGAGTAAATAGCTCTGTCAGAGATATTCATGATCTAATCTGATATGGCTCAGTACGAGTACGATGAGATCGCGCTGCTGCTACACTTTTTATGCCGGGTTTATGACTATTATGAGCACTTCGCTAGTACCAACAGTCGACCTGATCACCTGACGCTGCTTCATTAGTTTCGGTGGTTTAGGGCGATGAGCTTCTACGCTGAAAAGTAGGGAAGGTCATTTGCAATCTACTACTACTTGTAGCAACCATGTTTACTTGGGAGAAGAAAGTTTTTGAGACTTTTCCCTatgtgtcattataaaagatcgtaattccaTGTGtgtccctgaaaaaattcagcggtcttcagcgtcactactccaactttttcgtgtcctccatgccacttccgtcagtttggactctaacgtgaaaagacgaaaatacccttaagttcaaatatgttattaatttttttagcatcttaacgacttcaaatgaaaaaaaactcaaaactagaaagttgtagatctcgtcgagatctataattttcatataaaaattattttcatttaattccgcaaaaaatatgatttgatatgattaatatattttagaaaaatcataatatttttttgcggaattaaatgaaaaaaaaaattatatgaaaattatagatctcgacaagatatacaactttctagttttgagttttttcatttgaagtcgttaagatgctaaaaaaataataacatatttgaacttaagggtattttcgtcttttcacacctgcagtttgacggtgttagagcccaaactgacggaagtggtatagaggacacgaaaaagttagagtagtgacgctgaagaccgctgaatttttttaagggtacacagagaattacgatcttttataatagtACAAAGGAAAAGTCTCAAAGTTTTTCGCTGGATTATACAGGTCAAAGTCAGAGGAGGCTTGGACGCGCACGCAGACTCCAATGACCGGCATGCTGGCACCGCACCAACACGCTACGGGCCCTGTTTGGCTGGTTGCATGTATCCATGGGCAGGCTGATCGCATGCAGGCTGTTATTATGTTTGGCTATGTAGCCTGGTTCGGAAGAGAAGTTAGTTTGGTTGTCCGCATGAATACAAATCATGTAACACAAATATGTCAAAAAAATACTAACATGTTAATTACTTATGGTATTATGCcataataaattttaatttaccTAATCCAATCTTAATTTGATTTGAAATCACTTAATATTCACTAATTATGTGCTAATAACATCATTAGCTATGCTAATCTTGCACAGCGCGAGCCTCCGGATGCGACCAATTCTGGATGCAGCATCCTTCGTGCTTTGAGTAGCGTGTGAGCCTGGCCCAATGATCCGTCCAGCCAACCAAACGCGAGCGCATGCATCCGAGCGGCCTGGCCCAGCCCTCATACAGGCTACCAAACGCGCCCTACGTAAAGCGGCCTGGAATGGGAGTCCGCGCACTTGTGTTTGACGTCATAGAGCTTTTAGTCGGCTCGCTTTTTACAGAAATATGTAAATATTCTGGATTTGGATGCAGGTGACACTGTAGCATCCCGTCGTTTTTTAAAACAATTATCTTCGGACGTGGTAATATTAGGAGTCTGGTTCTATAATAACTATCTGCTAATATTATCCCTTTTACATCTATATAAACAGGTGTAGCTAATAaaatagctaattgttagctaggCCTCTAGATAATGACTATCTTATTAGTTGGACCAGATCAGATAATAGCAGCTAATAATTATATTGATAGCATTCTTCATTAGTTGTGCATCCAAACACCCTCTAGCTAATAGTTACCGCTAGATAATATTAGATATGATTATTACTCAGCTAACTATTAACAGATAATGAACCAAAGAGTGGCCAGGAAGCAGTAGATTGCGTCATTGCGTGGAATCTCACTGAAAACCGAAGTCCATTCAGAGTGTCACGAAGATCTCACGTTCCAGGACTGGGTCGAGACGGAAAGGCACTCCGTGTTGTTGCCTAACCCTAGCGGTTACCAATAGCGGAGTCCAGATGATAAAAAAGAGGTTAGGGAAACATATGTGCATCGTGGCGAACGGGAAAAAGGCAAATACCGCTAGTACTCGAGTAGCTAGCTCGTCCTATGCCCTGTTTGCTTGGTTATAAGACATACTTTTTcaatcaacgaacagtatttttctttcacaataaattagccagtactttcagctatgacttatcagtcaaacaaACAGTGCATTAGACCATAGCTTCGACTTTTGGACGATACGCGTCCTTAATAAACTATATGGAATATATATAATCTGGTTTTTGCTCTCCAGGCCAATGAGCGGACACAATTAACCGATTATCAGAATAACTGAAAATTTTGTTTATAAATAACTCAATTTTTATATATGCCCAGGCCTACCTGCGCCCTAGGTCCTATATGGAGGCAAATCCGGCAGGCCACGCGTTAGCGTTGCACCTTGCACGAGTCTTGCAGATCAGTACTAACCCGCTCTCCAAGCTAGGAATTGCGTCCACCAAAACAAAATTTCCTTCGCCCCGCATCCGCTTCGCACTAGTAGAAACTAGGAAACGTGCCGGCGGAGGTTTGTCAGGTCAAGTTGTGTGCTCCGGTTCAGCAACGATCACACACTGAGCTCGCGGCCTCGCGCGTCGGCCGCCTGGTCACTGGTCAGGATGATGCTAGACTACTGTAGTACTGTGTGTCAGCAATCGGATAATAATAAAAACTAAAAAACGAGTACCATCGGTATTACTACATTGTCCAACAGCTCGTATACCCTTTTCATTATTATAGTACTCCATCTGTCCTAAATCATAAGTCATTCCAACCTTTTTAAAAGAGTCAAAGTATCAAGTTTggccaaatttatataaaaaaaataaaaaaaaattatgataccaaataagtatcattaaattcttcattaattattttttttatggtttacctatttaatgtcataaatctttgtaattctctctataattttggtcaaacttgagatattatgactctccaagaaagttagaatagttttataatttggaatggaggaagtatttatgtAGTTTAGTAAAAAGGGTCGATGTTGTGTGTGCCTCATTTTCACTAGTGAACGGTGGCATAGATTCGGCGGttgaacaaagtcctatttggCATGGTTTTAAACAACTCTAAATGGTGTTTGGTTCGCGAAGATGTAACGCTATCTGAATATAAAGGATAATGGAAAGCCATACTCGTAGTTCCTTCATTGTTTCTTAGTTTATTTTGAAAATAGAGATAAAAACGATTTCTAGTTGCGATGCACAAAGGAGCCAAAGCCACAACTGGCCAAAGCTCTACCTGGCCTAAATATACTTCTTTAAAACTAAAAATATTTATTATATTTGACTTTGTATGGTCTTTGTTATATGTCTTTGATCATTGATTTTTAGAACATTTCTTAAGATCTTTCAAATTTATGAGATTTTACAAATATTTATAAGCAGAACATACATATAACTTATATTATATATTTCCAAAATGAAAATTCCTCCCTCTAACTTTTTACCTGACTAATTAGTTGTCTTGAGTCAAATATTTCTATATTTGACCATTAAAAATTTGTATAGGTTATCAACATGAGgtttatgtttttagattcactaTGAGCAATAATTTCATTACAAATTGTAAGTTAGTGTGGCTTTTTAAGATACATAGttattactatgtatctagagttCTAGACAGAGTGTCTATGCCTATGTATATatcaaaagttatgtatctagaaaagtcaaaacaacttataatttggaatagatggTGTAATATATACTTTACATGTTGTGATAATACTACATGGATTTTTGAAATTGGTGGTAAAAGTTAGAAATATTATAGAAAGCTTATTcaatccattctaaattataagatgtttttagcttttctagatacataacttttgctacACATTTAGATGTACACTATGTGTCTGTCTAGGTATCTATATAATAAAAGTAATGTATATAGAAAAGCTAAAAGTCTCATAATTTATGATTGAGGGAGTAtttatattaatatttttatgatTTAATTAACAAACCTTGTAATAAATTATATGTTTTTATGACCGGAGTATTTATAAAAAGATTGATAACACAAGAACCCATTACTTCTCCTTAAATAGAGAGTGACTTTGGACTTCGTCGCAATGCTTGTAATACAGGATAATTCAGGGCAAAGCTAGGTAGACATAAGTTGCTCGTGGCTTTAGTTTTTGGAAGAAGGCTCGTCATTCTCATTTATGGCCCAAAGTGTACCAGGTAGCAAGAGGGATGGTGGTTAGGTAGCATACAAATTTTGGCAGCAGGGGTGTCGTCCGGAGAAGGATTATGGTCCGATGAGAATGGGGACGGAGAAATGAACACAGATAAAAGAAAGGAAACAAATGTTTGTTTGGCAACTCCTAGGTAGGGGTGGTCATACTTACCTAAAATAAAAGATCGAACCAAATTAAtcaagactgaaaccgaatgctTCATTGATTTGATCATCGTTTCTAACTAATCGTGTTTATTTCGGGTAATTTGGTCTTAGTCCTTGGTTAACCGAACTAACCAAAATTGTTGTCATTTGCATGATGAACTCTTATTATGTTTAAACCTTGAACAATTCAAGATTTATGTCAAGTTGCAACAAATATATTGGTATTAGTGTTATACATTTTTTGCGTTTGTCTTATCATATTTTATACTATTCAAACATGCTTTGAAAAAGGGAAATTGATGCCAAAATTTATCGTTAGAACATGTCTTAAAACTATTTGGTTAATTCGGTGCTGACTTGAGATCGAATAGAATTATTTGATCTTCAATAGTTTGTAATGTATTTCAGCCTTATTTTTTTGGATGACCGAAATCTTGAAAAAAGCAAACAAAATTCATAGATCAGATCAAACACCCACCCCCTAGTCCTAGAGTAGGCTAATTCCATAAAGAGCTATGTCAAATGATATTTTGTAGAGGTGATTCCAAAATGAACTAGGGCGTGTTTGGCTATCGCCACAGCTCAGGATGCGCTGCAAAGTGCGGCGAACAAAACGGCCGCCCGAGAATTAGCGTGCTACGGCCCGTGACTAAAACTATCGGCTGCGGAGTGCGCCAAAACCGCGGCAAACTGTGGCAGCAGTGTTTGGCTCCAGCAGCGTGCCATATGTGCGGCGCGGCGGCGTGCGGCCGCCGCCGCGTGGTTTGGAAGCCATCCAAAGAGTTATGGGAAGGAAAAACTATCTTTCACGTGAATCACTTCTCACATAGGACTGTTCCTCCACTTATTATAGAGTATCGTTTCTATTAAAAATCATTTCCATGGAAGAGGAGTAGGCGAGAGATCACATATATAGAATATAGAGAGGCAGATGAGAGTACCAGAAGGGAGAAGGAACGTGAGCACCTGTGCGGATCGATGCTTCCATCTAGCAGTTGTACTAAAGACTAGCACGAACAACATTTTCATGGGTCCAGTTGCAGGGCGTGATGATCGGTAAGTGCTCGTGGTAGGGCTCGCAAAAGTTCGAAG includes:
- the LOC136461911 gene encoding uncharacterized protein → MPRANEMLRADSRMMVVFGALTSKPEQLTFEESLRFVKKVKARDYMLYLSLFDILGGMELSQLDAYRELQLLFHNHPDLCEELEKFRPPVPIKQATNNIWPWVIVCAVPLVAVSLIPALGNPVLWFVQQTIGEKIAI